GTCGCGCACGATGAGCGAAACCGCCATGGGCACCAGCAATTCCACCAGATCACCCACCGGCGGCCGCGGGTCCGACAGCAGCCATTCGTGCGCGAGGCCGTTGATCGCACCGATCAGGGCGCTGCCCGCGAGTTCCGGATTGCCGCGAATGGCGGCGTTCGAACCGGCCAGCGGCCCGATCGCGAGGCGAATGGTGTCGACCCAGCCGTGGCGGCGATCGCGGCGGTGGTGCTCCATGCGCTCGCTCACCCCGACCACCTCGACGAAGGCGACCTTGGCCCGGAACGGGTCCGCGCCGATCGAGTTCAGGAACGCCGTCAGCGCCCGCGTCACGGTATCGGTCGGGTCCGGGTCGGGCCCCATGGTGCGCACCGCGGCGGCCAGCGCCGCCGCCGACTGGTCCTGGATCTGGTCGTACGCCGCGACCAGGACGTCCTCGCGGGTCTGGAACTCCTCGTAGAACTGGCGTTTGGACAGTCCGGCCGCCGCGCACACGTCGGCCAGCGAACAGTTGGCGTAGCCGCGCTCACCGAAAATCTGGATGGCGGCGTCGAGGAAACGCTGTCGGCGCTCTGCTTTTCGTTCGGTCACGGCGCGTCCGCCGTACTGCCTGCCTTCGATCGTCACTGTCGTTTCTCGATCGTCACGCCTGAAAGGTTACGGGTGAATTCCCCGCGTCAGCGTCGCGGGCGCAAACCGTCCATCATGTGGCCGACCATCTCGTCGAACAGGCCGTCGGCCTCCTCGGCCGCGACCAGCCCGGAACCGAGGATGGCGGCCAGCCCGTGTAGCGCGGCCACCGCCGACAGGCAGATGCGCCGCGGCTCGCCCGGCACCACCTCGCCGCCGGCCTGCGCGTCGGCGACCATCTCGATGGGCACCGTGAAGGCGCGCGCCGCGGCCTCCTCGATGGCCGGATCGGAACTGTTCTTGCGCGCGAACATCAGCGCCAGCAGGGCCGGATTGTCGATGGCGAAGCGCAGATACGTGTGCGCCATGGCGCGCAGCCGCGCGGGGAAGGCCGCGGTATCGCCGCCGGAACCGGCCGCCTGCTCGAATCCGGCTCCCAGCCGCTCGAATCCGGCGATGGTGAGCGCGTCCAGCAGGGCCTGCTTGTCGCGGAAGTGCCGGCTCGGCGCGGCGTGGCTGACGCCGGTGTCGCGGGCGAGCTGACGCAGCGACAGACCGTCGACGCCGGCGCGGCTGAGGGTCTCCTCGGCGCGGCGCAGCAGTTCGGCACGCAGGTCCCCGTGGTGATAGGAACGCGCGCGCTCGACCACCTCCCGGGCCTTGCGC
This sequence is a window from Nocardia yunnanensis. Protein-coding genes within it:
- a CDS encoding TetR/AcrR family transcriptional regulator; this encodes MSITKRKAREVVERARSYHHGDLRAELLRRAEETLSRAGVDGLSLRQLARDTGVSHAAPSRHFRDKQALLDALTIAGFERLGAGFEQAAGSGGDTAAFPARLRAMAHTYLRFAIDNPALLALMFARKNSSDPAIEEAAARAFTVPIEMVADAQAGGEVVPGEPRRICLSAVAALHGLAAILGSGLVAAEEADGLFDEMVGHMMDGLRPRR
- a CDS encoding TetR/AcrR family transcriptional regulator, whose protein sequence is MTIEGRQYGGRAVTERKAERRQRFLDAAIQIFGERGYANCSLADVCAAAGLSKRQFYEEFQTREDVLVAAYDQIQDQSAAALAAAVRTMGPDPDPTDTVTRALTAFLNSIGADPFRAKVAFVEVVGVSERMEHHRRDRRHGWVDTIRLAIGPLAGSNAAIRGNPELAGSALIGAINGLAHEWLLSDPRPPVGDLVELLVPMAVSLIVRDPL